A window of the Acidithiobacillus thiooxidans ATCC 19377 genome harbors these coding sequences:
- a CDS encoding DUF4124 domain-containing protein — protein sequence MKNASIFGGAGTFVRRSVMMTLLLAGTFSVLANAETIYRWVGSNGVVSYGENPPAGAQGVEQIAGAPQQSVSTPAEVQRPPEAAPNVQPGVDKPELNASNPARKRLEAELAAARLQLLQATHNYQQGKAIRTGNERNYARYLQRVNGLKQEVDNAQMRVMLLQHQLEQIPETTAPASPSPMQGHQAH from the coding sequence ATGAAAAATGCAAGTATTTTTGGTGGAGCAGGCACTTTCGTGCGCCGCAGTGTGATGATGACTTTGCTGCTGGCCGGAACTTTCAGTGTGCTTGCCAACGCAGAAACCATATACCGCTGGGTGGGTAGCAACGGTGTGGTGAGTTACGGAGAAAATCCGCCCGCAGGCGCCCAGGGGGTTGAGCAAATTGCCGGTGCGCCTCAGCAATCGGTGAGTACGCCTGCAGAGGTTCAGCGCCCTCCGGAAGCGGCACCGAATGTTCAGCCCGGAGTAGACAAGCCGGAGCTGAATGCGAGTAATCCTGCCCGTAAACGGCTGGAAGCCGAATTGGCGGCGGCGCGTCTGCAGTTGCTGCAGGCGACCCATAATTATCAACAGGGCAAAGCTATCCGCACCGGTAATGAAAGAAATTATGCCCGTTATTTACAACGGGTAAATGGTCTGAAGCAGGAAGTGGATAATGCCCAAATGCGGGTTATGTTATTGCAGCACCAACTGGAACAGATTCCGGAAACGACCGCTCCAGCATCACCCTCACCCATGCAAGGGCATCAGGCGCACTGA
- the glnA gene encoding glutamate--ammonia ligase → MGHSPKDVLKLIKEKDVKFIDFRFTDTKGKEQHVSVPSHTMEEDTFVEGKAFDGSSIAGWKGINESDMILLPDPDSAVLDPFTDEATLNIRCDVIEPATGQGYERDPRSVAKRAEAYLKSTGIADTAYFGPENEFFVFDSVTWNIDMSGCGYKVDAEEAAWNSGKEYESGNMGHRPGVKGGYFPVPPVDSAQDLRSAMCLALEEMGLKVEVHHHEVATAGQHEIGVGFSTLTRKADEVQILKYVIHNVAAAYGQTATFMPKPIVGDNGSGMHVHQSLAKDGKNLFSGDLYGGLSELAIYYIGGIIKHAKAINALTNPSTNSYKRLVPHYEAPVLLAYSAKNRSASIRIPFVNSPKARRIEVRFPDSTANPYLAFAAMMMAGLDGIQNKIHPGDAMDKNLYDLPAEEQSNIPGVAASLEEALRALEADHEFLMKGGVFSQSWLEGYLDVKWAEVQALRVTTHPVEFQMYYSL, encoded by the coding sequence ATGGGTCACAGCCCGAAAGATGTGCTGAAATTGATTAAAGAAAAAGACGTCAAATTTATTGATTTCCGTTTCACCGACACCAAGGGCAAGGAGCAGCATGTTTCTGTGCCTTCCCACACCATGGAAGAAGATACTTTTGTAGAAGGCAAGGCCTTCGATGGTTCTTCCATTGCCGGCTGGAAAGGGATCAATGAATCCGACATGATTCTGCTGCCTGATCCTGATTCCGCCGTGCTCGATCCCTTTACCGACGAAGCGACCCTGAACATTCGTTGTGACGTCATCGAACCAGCTACCGGTCAGGGTTATGAGCGCGATCCGCGTTCAGTGGCTAAACGTGCCGAAGCCTATTTGAAAAGTACTGGCATTGCCGATACTGCTTATTTTGGCCCCGAAAATGAATTTTTTGTCTTCGATTCCGTGACCTGGAATATCGACATGAGTGGCTGCGGTTACAAGGTCGATGCGGAAGAAGCTGCCTGGAATTCCGGTAAGGAATATGAATCCGGCAACATGGGCCATCGTCCCGGTGTGAAGGGCGGATATTTTCCGGTACCTCCGGTGGATTCTGCTCAGGATCTGCGTTCAGCCATGTGTCTGGCGCTAGAGGAAATGGGTCTGAAGGTCGAAGTCCATCACCACGAAGTGGCTACCGCCGGTCAGCATGAAATTGGTGTGGGCTTCAGCACCCTGACCCGCAAAGCCGACGAAGTACAGATTCTGAAATATGTGATTCACAATGTCGCTGCGGCTTATGGTCAGACCGCAACCTTCATGCCCAAGCCCATTGTCGGTGACAACGGTAGTGGCATGCACGTCCATCAGTCGCTGGCCAAGGACGGCAAAAACCTGTTTTCGGGTGATTTGTACGGTGGTTTGTCGGAACTGGCCATTTATTACATTGGCGGTATCATCAAGCACGCCAAGGCCATCAATGCGCTGACCAATCCCAGCACCAACAGTTACAAGCGTTTGGTCCCCCACTATGAAGCGCCGGTGTTGCTGGCCTATTCGGCAAAAAACCGCTCTGCTTCCATTCGTATTCCTTTCGTCAATAGCCCCAAGGCGCGGCGTATTGAAGTCCGCTTCCCGGATTCCACGGCCAACCCCTACCTGGCTTTTGCGGCGATGATGATGGCCGGTCTGGATGGTATTCAGAACAAGATTCATCCCGGCGATGCCATGGACAAGAACCTCTATGATCTGCCCGCCGAAGAGCAGTCCAATATTCCGGGCGTGGCCGCTTCTCTGGAAGAAGCTTTGCGCGCTTTGGAAGCGGACCATGAGTTCCTGATGAAGGGTGGCGTATTCAGCCAGAGCTGGCTGGAAGGTTATCTGGATGTGAAATGGGCGGAAGTGCAGGCTCTGCGCGTCACTACCCATCCGGTAGAATTCCAGATGTACTACAGCCTCTGA
- a CDS encoding cation diffusion facilitator family transporter: protein MTETISRSDRGKKNMRVTLMGAGTNLVLFFTKLAGGIFGHSDALVADAVHSLSDLLSDLGLILAMHFSSQPPDQEHPYGHERFETLAALGTGTLLALNGTGIGYEAVQRLVIGHYGMPAVWTLYIAAFAIFAKETLYQITIRVARKTRSAALRANAWDHRTDAISSVIVLIGIGGSLLGAPYLDSVVALIVALMVLRIGLVTAWEALQELADRGLDDAVLAQIREVILGCEGVRDLHLLKTRKVGHQALAEVHLQVTNPLLSVSEGHQIAERVRMSLLQAVDDLVDATIHIDSENDEEGGAVLPPRSVIDEKVESVLLARNLPLPQQMTLHYLKDGVVICLRYPFPPAASLESLQAQEKQIQEALQGKVSGLQRVDVAWQTSATEKE from the coding sequence GTGACAGAAACCATCAGCCGCAGTGATCGCGGTAAAAAGAATATGCGGGTGACCCTGATGGGGGCAGGGACCAATTTGGTGCTGTTTTTTACCAAATTGGCGGGGGGCATTTTCGGCCACTCCGATGCTTTGGTGGCCGATGCGGTGCATTCTTTATCTGATCTGCTTTCGGATTTGGGCCTGATTCTGGCCATGCATTTCAGCAGCCAGCCGCCGGATCAGGAACATCCATACGGGCATGAGCGTTTCGAGACGCTGGCGGCGCTTGGCACGGGTACGCTGCTGGCGCTGAATGGCACGGGTATTGGCTATGAGGCTGTGCAACGTCTGGTGATTGGACATTACGGGATGCCTGCGGTCTGGACTTTGTATATTGCCGCCTTTGCCATTTTCGCCAAGGAAACCCTCTATCAGATTACCATTCGGGTGGCGCGTAAAACCCGCTCGGCAGCGTTACGGGCCAATGCCTGGGATCATCGTACCGATGCGATTTCCAGCGTCATTGTGTTGATTGGTATTGGCGGAAGCCTTCTGGGTGCCCCTTATCTGGATTCGGTGGTGGCTCTGATTGTGGCCTTGATGGTGTTGCGCATTGGCCTGGTGACCGCCTGGGAGGCATTGCAGGAACTGGCAGACCGGGGGCTGGACGATGCAGTTTTGGCGCAAATTCGCGAGGTGATTCTGGGTTGCGAAGGCGTGCGCGACCTGCACCTGCTCAAGACACGCAAGGTCGGGCATCAGGCTCTGGCTGAGGTGCATCTGCAAGTGACTAACCCGCTACTGAGTGTCTCCGAGGGGCACCAGATTGCCGAGCGGGTGCGTATGTCCCTGTTGCAGGCGGTAGATGATCTGGTGGACGCCACCATTCATATTGATAGTGAAAATGACGAAGAGGGTGGTGCGGTGCTGCCGCCGCGCAGTGTCATTGATGAAAAGGTGGAATCCGTATTGCTGGCCCGTAATTTGCCTTTACCTCAACAAATGACCTTGCATTATCTGAAAGATGGTGTGGTGATTTGCCTGCGTTATCCTTTTCCGCCTGCGGCGAGTCTGGAGAGTCTGCAAGCGCAGGAAAAACAGATTCAGGAAGCCTTGCAGGGAAAGGTTTCCGGCCTGCAGCGGGTAGATGTCGCCTGGCAGACGTCTGCCACGGAGAAGGAATGA
- a CDS encoding SDR family NAD(P)-dependent oxidoreductase → MSDKSYWQGKRCWLIGASTGIGAACAAALNAQGARLALTARNPAKLADLAAKLGNDNTLVCPADVTTPEELHKAYTDIREQWGGLDVLLFLAGTYQAARSWELNPDQARQAISTNYLGAVDAVHTVLADWLAAGQGQIVLTSSVAGLRGLPQSLYYGPSKAALTHFAEVLHLDLEAKGIKVQVIHPGFVATPLTAHNDFPMPNLISPEQAATEILAGMESSAFEIHFPRAFTRKLKFLRCLPYRWYFSLIHRFTGL, encoded by the coding sequence ATGAGCGATAAGTCCTATTGGCAGGGTAAACGTTGCTGGTTGATCGGGGCCAGTACGGGAATCGGTGCTGCCTGCGCCGCAGCACTGAATGCCCAAGGTGCCCGGCTGGCGCTGACGGCGCGCAATCCAGCCAAGCTTGCGGACTTGGCCGCCAAGCTGGGTAACGATAACACCCTGGTTTGCCCCGCCGATGTGACGACTCCGGAGGAACTACACAAAGCCTATACAGATATTCGCGAACAATGGGGCGGTCTGGATGTGCTGCTGTTTCTTGCCGGCACCTATCAGGCCGCGCGGAGCTGGGAACTCAACCCGGACCAGGCCCGTCAGGCCATCAGCACCAATTATCTGGGCGCGGTAGATGCGGTACATACGGTACTTGCCGATTGGCTCGCGGCCGGACAGGGGCAGATCGTCCTGACTTCCAGTGTGGCTGGTCTGCGCGGTTTACCCCAGTCTTTATATTACGGACCCAGCAAGGCGGCACTGACCCATTTCGCCGAAGTCCTGCATCTGGATCTGGAAGCCAAGGGGATCAAGGTTCAGGTCATTCATCCCGGTTTTGTTGCAACGCCCCTGACCGCGCACAACGACTTTCCCATGCCCAATTTAATCAGCCCCGAACAGGCAGCCACGGAAATTCTGGCGGGTATGGAAAGCAGCGCGTTTGAAATTCACTTTCCCCGCGCCTTTACCCGCAAGCTCAAATTTCTGCGCTGCCTGCCCTATCGCTGGTATTTTTCGTTGATTCATCGTTTTACGGGGCTGTAG
- a CDS encoding CoB--CoM heterodisulfide reductase iron-sulfur subunit A family protein, which translates to MANTDSVLVVGAGPAGLSAAATIASMGKKAVIVEKEDVLGGAPIISGYARLVPSGEWAKDAIGRMVSRVTGNKDVAIHTSTKVTRFEGEAGNFTATLSSGEKVDAGAVVLATGFTHFDSINKPEWGFGTYEDVLTTTQMEQMVATGQIRCPSDGRVPERVAILLCVGSRDRQIGREWCSKICCTVSTNLAMEIKEMSPTTDVFIYYMDIRTFGLYEDKFYWKSQEEFKTKFVKARIAEVTKSPDGRLLVKGEDTLVKRPIVIPMDMVVHAIGMDPNALNPEIAKVFGIGLEKHGFIDRAEQYTNTQGTTRRGIYVCGAATGPETIDDSMAQGQSAGARAVADLYQLLAASA; encoded by the coding sequence ATGGCAAACACCGATTCAGTACTGGTAGTAGGAGCGGGTCCCGCAGGTCTTTCAGCAGCAGCAACCATTGCCTCCATGGGTAAAAAAGCCGTCATCGTCGAGAAAGAAGATGTTCTGGGTGGAGCCCCCATCATTTCCGGTTATGCGCGTCTGGTCCCCTCGGGTGAATGGGCTAAGGACGCCATCGGTCGTATGGTAAGTCGAGTCACCGGCAACAAAGATGTGGCGATTCATACTTCAACAAAAGTAACCCGATTTGAAGGTGAAGCAGGCAATTTTACGGCGACTTTGAGTTCCGGTGAGAAAGTAGATGCGGGTGCGGTGGTTCTGGCCACCGGTTTTACGCATTTTGACTCTATAAATAAACCTGAATGGGGGTTCGGCACCTATGAGGACGTGCTGACCACAACCCAGATGGAACAGATGGTCGCAACCGGACAAATTCGTTGTCCCTCGGATGGAAGAGTTCCGGAGCGGGTCGCGATATTGTTGTGCGTAGGTTCTCGCGACCGCCAGATCGGTAGAGAGTGGTGTTCCAAGATCTGCTGCACGGTGTCGACTAATCTAGCTATGGAAATCAAGGAGATGTCACCGACCACCGATGTGTTCATCTATTACATGGACATCCGTACCTTCGGTCTTTACGAGGACAAGTTCTACTGGAAAAGCCAGGAAGAATTCAAAACCAAGTTCGTCAAGGCTCGTATTGCCGAAGTAACGAAATCTCCGGATGGACGCTTACTGGTCAAAGGCGAAGATACCCTGGTTAAACGTCCTATTGTTATTCCCATGGACATGGTAGTGCACGCTATTGGCATGGATCCTAATGCACTGAATCCTGAAATTGCCAAAGTGTTTGGTATCGGTCTTGAGAAGCACGGCTTTATTGATCGCGCCGAGCAATATACCAACACGCAAGGAACAACCCGCAGGGGCATTTACGTTTGTGGCGCAGCTACAGGTCCTGAAACCATTGATGATTCAATGGCACAAGGCCAGTCTGCGGGTGCCCGGGCGGTAGCTGATTTGTATCAATTACTGGCGGCCTCTGCCTGA
- a CDS encoding MerR family transcriptional regulator → MDISTDETEVSQFPISVVEQETGISKELLRMWERRYAFPVPGRDAAGNRLYSRAQIERLHRINQLLAAGYRPGAVVGADAQKIDNLVAEIPAQHSVPREDPVVLAEALNMLASDRPEQLRSYMRRQLQQEGLPRFVLQVAAPLLQRVARARMIGEIKAYREGCLQELLMECLYVATSQLPGGETRLRVLLASFPGEGRTLELQMTRALLMGEGVDVLFIGSEPEVDDLIAAAEACHVQVIHLAVSAASVNAQNRQLLHDLQQRMPAGVSLWLGGSGCQELGAAKDEPCFVRLQDMLKAIREWA, encoded by the coding sequence GTGGATATCAGCACGGATGAAACAGAAGTATCGCAATTTCCAATCAGTGTGGTTGAGCAGGAAACCGGTATTTCAAAAGAGTTACTGCGCATGTGGGAACGGCGATACGCCTTTCCGGTGCCGGGTCGGGATGCGGCAGGTAACCGTCTGTATAGTCGTGCGCAGATTGAGCGGTTGCACCGGATTAATCAATTACTGGCAGCAGGGTATCGGCCGGGTGCTGTGGTGGGTGCCGATGCGCAGAAAATCGACAACCTGGTGGCTGAAATTCCTGCGCAGCACTCTGTACCCCGCGAAGATCCTGTCGTGCTGGCAGAAGCGCTCAATATGCTGGCCTCCGATCGTCCCGAGCAGTTGCGTAGTTACATGCGCCGCCAGCTGCAGCAGGAAGGACTCCCCCGCTTTGTGCTGCAGGTCGCCGCGCCTTTGCTGCAGCGCGTCGCTCGCGCCCGAATGATAGGTGAAATAAAGGCTTATCGGGAGGGCTGCCTTCAGGAACTGCTGATGGAATGTCTTTACGTCGCGACCAGTCAGTTACCGGGTGGTGAAACCCGTCTGCGGGTTTTGCTGGCGAGTTTTCCCGGAGAAGGCCGCACGCTGGAATTGCAGATGACCCGTGCCTTGCTGATGGGTGAGGGCGTGGATGTTTTGTTCATTGGTTCGGAGCCCGAAGTGGATGATTTGATTGCGGCGGCAGAAGCCTGTCATGTGCAGGTGATTCATCTGGCGGTATCGGCAGCTTCAGTCAATGCGCAGAATCGCCAGCTATTACATGACTTGCAACAACGCATGCCTGCAGGAGTTAGCTTATGGTTGGGGGGTAGTGGTTGCCAGGAGCTGGGAGCTGCAAAGGATGAACCCTGTTTTGTGCGCTTGCAGGATATGTTGAAAGCCATTCGCGAATGGGCCTGA
- a CDS encoding PAS domain-containing protein, translating to MLAHNFVADAILNNPDQINAQMADRQSFGIIALDSHAQVKIFNAAEARLSGLSVTEVLGRNFFTEVAPCTASRLFRGRFRQGIQEGSLDAHFYYTFTYRIRPISAHVHMFYDMRKSPLFFIFIDRIIQLYEDLG from the coding sequence ATGTTAGCCCACAATTTTGTTGCAGATGCCATCCTGAACAACCCCGACCAGATCAATGCGCAAATGGCTGACCGGCAGAGTTTTGGCATCATTGCTCTGGACAGTCACGCTCAGGTAAAAATTTTTAACGCAGCAGAGGCGCGGCTCAGCGGTTTGAGCGTGACCGAAGTACTGGGCCGCAACTTTTTTACGGAAGTCGCACCCTGCACAGCCAGCCGCCTGTTTCGTGGAAGATTCCGCCAGGGTATTCAGGAGGGGTCTCTGGACGCGCATTTTTACTATACGTTCACCTATCGTATCCGCCCTATCTCTGCCCATGTGCACATGTTTTACGATATGCGTAAAAGTCCGCTTTTTTTTATTTTTATTGATCGCATTATTCAGTTGTACGAGGATCTGGGCTGA
- a CDS encoding AMP-binding protein, producing MSGRHKFLHQLAEGLHQGFALDWHRNGNTHAWPGQSLWARAARIKTRWRRAKIIPGSRIAVCLPNSPAYLAYMLACWMGDWIFCPVPALHPLEIQRRLQLLQPALWVHYSSDRVQEEVQEGGIHDDQDAALILWSSGSMGAGNAYRLSFAALDWQVATHLPALQLSADSLLWNTLPWAHAFAGVLELLPACMAGSVIQVEAQRARHPPRDCTHLLTVPRIARLLTPKFLHSLQSGIIGGAPIGKVLANQLQGTALRVGYGQSEAGPGITLGPPGEFQPFILGHSLVEYALRGETLHYHSPGQADARLSASGWQSIQDDQGWINSGDEVSQDPDGCLFWRGREDGGFSLANGHSIRPEAEEARLTDQYPEAESIILGAPGARHLTAVAKVPGERVSTLRKQWQEPYLLCIPAARFWDDAPVPQGKPSRRWLYSHWPD from the coding sequence TTGTCAGGTCGCCATAAATTTCTGCATCAACTGGCAGAAGGTCTGCATCAGGGTTTTGCACTGGATTGGCACCGGAATGGTAATACCCATGCCTGGCCGGGACAGTCGCTCTGGGCCAGAGCCGCCCGTATCAAAACCCGCTGGCGCCGCGCCAAAATCATCCCCGGAAGCAGAATTGCAGTCTGCCTGCCCAACAGTCCCGCTTATTTGGCCTATATGCTGGCCTGCTGGATGGGTGACTGGATATTCTGCCCCGTCCCTGCCTTGCACCCATTGGAAATCCAGCGCCGCCTGCAACTGCTCCAGCCCGCACTATGGGTACATTACTCATCAGATCGTGTTCAGGAAGAAGTCCAGGAAGGTGGCATCCATGACGATCAGGATGCGGCCCTGATTTTGTGGAGCTCGGGCAGTATGGGAGCCGGAAATGCTTACCGACTCAGCTTTGCAGCGTTAGATTGGCAGGTTGCCACCCATTTACCGGCACTGCAACTCAGCGCCGATAGCCTGCTCTGGAACACCCTACCCTGGGCCCATGCCTTTGCGGGTGTGTTGGAATTACTGCCTGCCTGCATGGCAGGTAGTGTTATTCAGGTAGAAGCACAGCGCGCTCGCCATCCCCCCCGGGACTGTACCCATCTCTTGACGGTTCCGCGCATAGCACGCCTGCTTACCCCAAAATTCTTGCATAGCTTACAGAGTGGCATCATTGGCGGAGCCCCCATTGGTAAAGTCCTTGCCAATCAACTCCAGGGCACTGCGCTGCGGGTGGGTTATGGACAAAGCGAGGCCGGGCCGGGAATCACGCTGGGACCTCCCGGAGAGTTTCAGCCATTTATCCTGGGACATTCCCTGGTGGAATATGCGTTGCGTGGCGAAACCCTCCATTATCATTCACCCGGGCAAGCTGATGCCCGCCTGTCCGCGTCGGGTTGGCAAAGCATTCAGGATGATCAGGGCTGGATCAACAGTGGCGATGAAGTCAGCCAGGATCCTGACGGCTGCTTGTTTTGGCGCGGCCGTGAAGATGGGGGATTCAGTCTGGCAAATGGCCACAGCATCCGTCCTGAAGCGGAGGAAGCCCGGTTGACGGACCAGTATCCAGAGGCCGAAAGCATTATCCTTGGCGCGCCAGGAGCACGGCACCTGACCGCCGTTGCAAAAGTACCCGGCGAGAGGGTCTCTACATTGCGCAAACAATGGCAAGAGCCCTATCTGCTGTGCATTCCAGCGGCACGGTTCTGGGACGATGCGCCAGTGCCTCAGGGCAAGCCCAGTCGGCGCTGGCTGTATTCACACTGGCCGGACTAA
- a CDS encoding APC family permease, giving the protein MHPSSKSVSPSEIWGHAVANITPSAMPAVTISLVAVHSGNFTWLAYSVIGILMMLVALQIGILARHFPSPGSLFFYLSKALHPIAGMLAGFVMIAGYFGALAAAPLLGGLFLEQALAFFWPIHGIGWIALIAFIYLLIAWRLARRGIEISARWGLWVEIFSIACILLIAAFTLGHFGWRDPAQWHFTQMQQGPFTQALILSLLAYGGFETAGNLAGETRAARTAIPKVMLFSVGMVGLFFVAMAYIEILAFAHIPTAIGNSPAPLNRIAEAIGRPWLGIFSDLAMATAAFSATIATLNSISRILFSMAGHQVISQYLHFRHPSHGTPTRALGLLAMLVLFSIVVVSVGHFSILSVVGTFGTFTGLAFLLIYSLANIATPLYLFRQKHVWRWFSLIIAVISLPLLLKVLEVSLWPLPAGGEGAATVLFVLLVLLVFIWGLLWARFKPQKLQQLVELVDE; this is encoded by the coding sequence ATGCACCCCAGCTCCAAGTCCGTCAGCCCCAGTGAAATTTGGGGCCATGCGGTCGCCAACATCACCCCCTCGGCAATGCCCGCTGTTACCATTTCCCTGGTGGCGGTGCACAGTGGCAATTTTACCTGGCTGGCCTATAGCGTCATAGGCATCCTGATGATGCTGGTCGCCCTGCAAATTGGTATTTTGGCACGGCATTTCCCTTCTCCGGGCTCATTGTTTTTTTATCTGAGCAAAGCCTTGCACCCCATAGCCGGGATGCTGGCGGGCTTTGTCATGATTGCCGGATACTTTGGTGCCCTGGCAGCTGCGCCCCTGTTAGGAGGCCTGTTTCTGGAGCAGGCCCTGGCCTTTTTCTGGCCCATTCACGGCATCGGCTGGATTGCGCTTATTGCTTTTATATACCTGCTGATTGCCTGGAGACTGGCGCGGCGCGGCATTGAAATTTCCGCCCGCTGGGGACTTTGGGTGGAAATTTTTTCCATTGCCTGCATTTTGTTGATTGCCGCATTTACGCTGGGACATTTTGGCTGGCGAGATCCGGCTCAGTGGCATTTTACGCAAATGCAGCAAGGCCCGTTTACCCAGGCTTTAATATTATCCCTGTTGGCTTACGGCGGTTTTGAAACAGCCGGAAACCTTGCCGGGGAAACCCGGGCTGCGCGCACGGCTATTCCCAAGGTCATGCTCTTTTCCGTGGGGATGGTCGGCTTGTTTTTTGTGGCTATGGCCTACATTGAAATTCTGGCCTTTGCCCACATCCCCACCGCCATTGGTAACAGCCCTGCTCCTCTCAACCGGATTGCCGAGGCTATTGGCAGGCCCTGGCTGGGCATTTTTTCGGATCTGGCCATGGCTACTGCTGCTTTTTCAGCGACCATCGCCACCCTGAATAGTATTTCCCGCATTTTATTCAGCATGGCGGGACATCAAGTCATCAGTCAGTATTTGCATTTCCGGCACCCCTCGCATGGGACCCCTACCCGCGCCCTGGGTCTCCTCGCTATGCTGGTTCTGTTCAGTATAGTGGTGGTGAGCGTGGGCCATTTTTCCATTTTGTCCGTGGTCGGGACTTTTGGCACATTTACCGGATTGGCTTTTTTGTTGATTTACAGCCTCGCCAATATTGCTACGCCTCTGTATTTATTTCGACAAAAACATGTCTGGCGCTGGTTCAGCCTTATCATCGCCGTCATTTCCCTGCCGCTGCTGCTCAAAGTACTGGAAGTCAGTTTATGGCCCTTACCTGCCGGCGGAGAAGGTGCTGCCACGGTGCTGTTTGTGCTACTCGTGCTATTGGTATTTATCTGGGGTTTGCTATGGGCCCGCTTCAAACCCCAGAAATTGCAGCAACTGGTTGAACTTGTTGATGAATAA
- a CDS encoding DUF3833 domain-containing protein yields the protein MNTVHKVLGLSLVMALAGCATQPQEYAQSHPKFDLKTFFNGPLMAQGVFENRSGKVVNRFVVRMMGSWQGNQGTLVENFTYFDAAGKKTYQQRVWHLTETSTHHFVGSAEGSAGDVKKASGDAFGFALHWSYDVRQPVGKSFYNLHANDWMYMITPDTVIDHTDVTWYGFHAGNIFLEMHKLPDTAANREKVAAIK from the coding sequence ATGAATACAGTACATAAAGTTTTGGGCTTGTCTTTGGTGATGGCGCTGGCTGGTTGTGCCACTCAGCCGCAGGAATACGCACAAAGCCATCCTAAATTTGATTTGAAGACGTTTTTTAATGGCCCCTTGATGGCCCAGGGCGTTTTTGAAAATCGTTCAGGTAAGGTCGTCAATCGTTTTGTGGTGCGCATGATGGGCTCCTGGCAGGGGAATCAGGGAACTCTGGTGGAAAACTTCACCTATTTTGATGCTGCCGGTAAAAAGACCTATCAACAGCGGGTCTGGCATCTTACTGAAACCAGTACACATCACTTTGTTGGCAGTGCTGAAGGTTCGGCCGGTGATGTCAAAAAGGCTTCTGGTGATGCCTTCGGATTTGCCCTGCACTGGTCCTACGATGTGCGTCAGCCGGTCGGTAAAAGCTTTTACAATCTGCACGCCAATGACTGGATGTACATGATCACTCCCGATACGGTCATAGATCACACTGACGTCACCTGGTATGGATTCCATGCCGGCAACATCTTTCTGGAGATGCATAAATTGCCGGATACGGCGGCTAATCGGGAAAAAGTCGCCGCAATTAAATAG